The Pseudomonas eucalypticola genome has a window encoding:
- a CDS encoding type I secretion system permease/ATPase, with translation MQPAGPATDPRQSFDDPLLDGLLILCKLHGCTVSRASLSAGLPLAQQRMSLELLPRAAARASLSARLLRRELQAISGLNLPVLLLLRDGRCAVLRRWGDDGRALILPSEADGGEQWVSREELAAEYSGQALFARPRHELEDLRQPLMPRVHAWFRDTLKLSRWLYSDAILASLMINLLGLMVPLFVMQTYDRVVPNQATSTLWVLAIGLLVGTLFELVLRVLRAHLLDTAGKKTDLILSATLFERITGMAMKAKPATIGGFAQSIHDFQGLREFLTAVTLTSVIDLPFAVLMLAVIGLLGGWLVLVPIVAFPLTIAFALLIQVRLRDTVQKSLALGAERQALLIETLSGLESIKACSAESERQYMWESTHGALTRLDSHARNLSALATNGTLFIQQFAGMAVIVAGVYTIIAGNLSVGALVASYMLSSRVLAPLGQIAGLITRYQQAQLTMVSTDALMALPQERDPRQRPLERTQLQGALAVSQVTFRYTGQNAPALGNVSFSMHAGERIGIIGRSGSGKSTLARLVMGFYEPEEGQVLLDNLDLRQLDVADLRQQVGYVAHDLPLLAGSLRDNLTMGARYVSDSRMLEVAEMTGVTELARQHPQGFDRPVGERGQLLSGGQRQAVLLARALLLDPPIMVLDEPTSHMDNASEDALRLRLHNWVVGKTVLLVTHRTSMLSLVDRLVVLDNGRIVADGPKEAVIEALRKGRVGQTPV, from the coding sequence ATGCAACCTGCGGGGCCGGCAACGGACCCGCGCCAGAGTTTTGATGACCCGCTGTTGGATGGTTTGCTGATCCTGTGCAAGCTGCACGGCTGCACGGTCAGCCGGGCCAGCCTCAGCGCCGGGCTACCGTTGGCGCAGCAGCGCATGAGCCTTGAACTGCTGCCCCGCGCCGCGGCCCGCGCCAGCCTGTCGGCGCGCCTGTTGCGCCGTGAGCTGCAAGCCATATCCGGGCTGAACCTACCGGTACTGCTGCTGCTTCGCGATGGTCGCTGCGCCGTGCTGCGACGTTGGGGTGACGACGGCCGCGCGCTGATCCTGCCGAGCGAAGCCGACGGTGGCGAACAGTGGGTAAGCCGCGAGGAGCTGGCCGCCGAATACAGTGGCCAAGCCTTGTTCGCCCGCCCGCGCCATGAACTCGAGGACCTGCGCCAGCCGCTGATGCCTCGGGTGCATGCATGGTTTCGCGACACCTTGAAACTCTCGCGCTGGCTGTACAGCGACGCCATCCTGGCCAGCCTGATGATCAACCTGCTGGGCCTGATGGTGCCGCTGTTCGTCATGCAGACCTACGACCGCGTAGTGCCCAACCAAGCCACCTCCACCCTGTGGGTGTTGGCCATCGGCCTGCTGGTGGGCACGCTGTTCGAGCTGGTGCTGCGGGTGCTGCGCGCGCACCTGCTGGACACTGCCGGCAAGAAGACCGACCTGATTCTGTCCGCCACGCTGTTCGAGCGCATCACCGGCATGGCCATGAAAGCCAAACCGGCAACCATCGGCGGCTTCGCCCAGAGCATTCACGACTTTCAGGGGCTGCGTGAATTCCTCACCGCAGTCACCCTGACCAGCGTCATCGACCTGCCTTTCGCCGTGCTGATGCTGGCGGTGATCGGCCTGCTGGGGGGTTGGCTGGTGCTGGTGCCCATCGTCGCCTTTCCGCTGACCATCGCCTTTGCCTTGCTGATCCAGGTGCGCCTGCGCGACACCGTGCAGAAGAGCCTGGCCCTGGGGGCCGAACGCCAGGCGTTGCTGATCGAAACCCTCAGCGGCCTGGAAAGCATCAAGGCCTGCAGCGCCGAAAGCGAACGCCAGTACATGTGGGAGTCCACCCACGGTGCCCTCACCCGCCTGGACAGCCACGCGCGCAACCTGTCAGCGCTGGCCACCAACGGCACACTGTTCATCCAGCAATTCGCCGGCATGGCGGTGATCGTCGCCGGGGTCTACACCATCATCGCCGGCAACCTCAGCGTCGGCGCCCTGGTGGCCAGCTACATGCTCAGCAGCCGCGTACTGGCGCCCCTGGGCCAGATCGCCGGGCTGATCACCCGCTACCAGCAAGCGCAGTTGACCATGGTCAGCACCGATGCGCTGATGGCCCTGCCCCAGGAGCGCGACCCCCGCCAGCGCCCGCTAGAGCGCACGCAACTGCAAGGCGCGCTGGCGGTCAGCCAGGTGACCTTCCGCTACACCGGGCAGAACGCCCCGGCGCTGGGCAACGTCAGTTTCAGCATGCACGCTGGGGAACGCATCGGCATCATCGGTCGCAGCGGCTCGGGCAAGAGCACCTTGGCGCGGCTGGTCATGGGCTTTTATGAACCCGAGGAAGGCCAGGTGTTGCTGGACAACCTCGACCTGCGCCAACTGGATGTCGCCGACCTGCGCCAGCAAGTGGGCTACGTGGCCCACGACCTGCCCTTGCTGGCCGGTAGCCTGCGCGACAACCTGACCATGGGCGCCCGCTACGTCAGCGACTCGCGCATGCTGGAAGTGGCGGAAATGACCGGTGTCACCGAACTGGCCCGCCAGCACCCACAGGGTTTCGACCGCCCCGTGGGCGAGCGCGGCCAACTGCTCAGCGGCGGCCAGCGCCAGGCCGTGCTGCTGGCGCGCGCGCTGCTGCTGGACCCGCCCATCATGGTACTGGACGAACCCACCAGCCACATGGACAACGCCAGCGAAGACGCCCTGCGCCTGCGCCTGCACAACTGGGTAGTAGGCAAAACCGTGCTGCTGGTGACCCACCGTACCTCGATGCTCAGCCTGGTCGACCGCCTAGTGGTGCTGGACAACGGCCGCATCGTCGCCGACGGCCCCAAGGAAGCGGTGATCGAAGCCCTGCGCAAAGGCCGCGTCGGCCAGACACCTGTTTAG
- a CDS encoding HlyD family type I secretion periplasmic adaptor subunit, which yields MSASQGLRGYFSSFGKTGESEFMPELASAALQDSPRLTRITVWLCAALIVAALVWAKFAVLQEVTMGEGKAIPSSKVQVIQNLEGGIVTEIYVREGQVVNKGDTLLRLDDTRFLSNKGESEADRYALMAQVERLQAETDGKPFTVSDEVRSKAPQVAEDEMSLYTSRQRRLASEQQTLSEQLRQKTQELAEFRSKQDQYRSSLALLQQELNMSTPLVGTGAISPVEILRLKRSAVEARGQMDATTLAIPRAEAAINEIKSKMNESNQQFRSDAAKDLNAKRTDLSKITATSIAIDDRVSRTTVVSPVHGIIKTLKVNTIGGVVQPGSDMVEIVPLEDNLLIEAKVRPQDVAFLHPGQPAMVKFSAYDYTIYGGLKAKLELISADTITDDKGNSFYLIQVRTDKNHLGGDTKPLVIIPGMTATVDIITGEKSVLDYLLKPVLKARTEAMRER from the coding sequence ATGTCAGCTTCACAAGGCTTGCGCGGTTATTTCAGCAGTTTCGGCAAGACCGGCGAAAGTGAGTTCATGCCGGAACTGGCCAGTGCCGCGCTCCAGGATTCCCCGCGCCTGACGCGCATCACCGTATGGCTGTGCGCCGCCCTGATCGTCGCAGCATTGGTCTGGGCCAAGTTCGCGGTGCTGCAAGAAGTCACCATGGGCGAAGGCAAGGCCATTCCCTCCAGCAAGGTGCAGGTCATCCAGAACCTGGAGGGCGGTATCGTCACCGAGATCTATGTGCGCGAAGGCCAGGTGGTGAACAAGGGCGATACCCTGCTCCGCCTGGATGACACCCGCTTTCTGTCCAACAAGGGCGAGAGCGAGGCCGACCGCTATGCGTTGATGGCCCAGGTGGAACGTCTGCAGGCCGAAACCGATGGCAAGCCCTTCACGGTGTCGGACGAGGTGCGCAGCAAAGCGCCGCAGGTGGCCGAGGACGAGATGTCGCTGTACACCTCGCGCCAGCGGCGCCTGGCCAGTGAACAGCAAACGCTCAGTGAGCAATTGCGGCAGAAGACCCAGGAGTTGGCCGAGTTTCGCTCCAAGCAAGACCAATACCGTTCCAGCCTGGCGCTGCTGCAGCAAGAGTTGAACATGTCCACGCCCCTGGTGGGCACCGGGGCGATCTCGCCCGTGGAAATTCTGCGCCTCAAGCGCAGCGCCGTGGAGGCCCGCGGGCAGATGGACGCCACCACCCTCGCCATCCCGCGGGCGGAAGCGGCGATCAATGAGATCAAGAGCAAGATGAACGAGTCGAACCAGCAGTTCCGCTCTGACGCTGCCAAGGACCTCAACGCCAAGCGTACCGACCTGTCGAAGATCACCGCCACCAGCATCGCCATCGATGACCGGGTCAGCCGCACCACCGTGGTGTCACCGGTGCACGGCATCATCAAGACCCTGAAAGTGAACACCATTGGCGGCGTGGTTCAACCAGGCAGTGACATGGTGGAGATCGTGCCGTTGGAAGACAACTTGCTGATCGAAGCCAAGGTACGCCCCCAGGATGTCGCCTTCCTGCACCCCGGGCAGCCGGCCATGGTCAAGTTCAGTGCCTACGACTACACCATCTACGGTGGGTTGAAGGCCAAGCTGGAGCTCATCAGCGCCGATACCATCACCGACGACAAGGGCAACAGCTTCTACCTGATCCAGGTGCGCACGGATAAGAACCACCTGGGTGGCGACACCAAGCCGCTGGTGATCATCCCGGGGATGACCGCCACGGTGGACATCATCACGGGTGAGAAAAGCGTGCTGGACTACCTGCTCAAGCCGGTACTCAAAGCGCGTACCGAGGCCATGCGCGAACGCTGA
- a CDS encoding NAD(P)H-quinone oxidoreductase, with amino-acid sequence MKALQGVEGHVEWVDHPSAVCDVGQVKIRTAAAGLNRADLLQRAGLYPPPPGASSVLGLECSGVISEVGPGSAWQVGDRVCTLLAGGGMAEEVVVDGRHVLPVPAGLSLVEAAAIPEVYATVWLNLFQLAGLKPGEKVLLHAGASGIGSAAIQLCKAFGNPVWVSVGSAERLAYCESLGAQGGVVRGDGLEALSDFGPFDVILDPVGANYVDVNLKVAAVDARWVLIGLMGGTKTDIDLAKVLGKRVHLLGSTLRSRSDQFKADLLSDLGQHVWPLFEEARLKPQVARTFPVQDAEAAFAELATNQVSGKVVLVIDPTLV; translated from the coding sequence GTGAAGGCATTGCAAGGCGTTGAAGGACATGTGGAGTGGGTAGACCATCCGAGCGCGGTTTGCGACGTGGGTCAAGTGAAAATTCGGACAGCTGCCGCGGGGCTCAATCGGGCCGACCTGTTGCAGCGCGCCGGGTTGTACCCGCCGCCGCCCGGTGCCAGTTCGGTGCTGGGCCTGGAGTGTTCGGGCGTCATCAGTGAGGTCGGCCCGGGCTCGGCGTGGCAGGTAGGCGATCGGGTGTGCACCCTGCTTGCCGGCGGTGGCATGGCCGAGGAAGTGGTGGTCGACGGCCGTCACGTGTTGCCGGTGCCGGCCGGGCTGTCGTTGGTAGAAGCTGCCGCCATTCCCGAGGTGTATGCCACGGTGTGGTTGAACCTGTTCCAGCTGGCCGGCCTCAAGCCTGGGGAAAAAGTACTGCTGCACGCCGGCGCCAGCGGCATCGGTTCGGCGGCCATTCAACTGTGCAAGGCATTCGGCAACCCTGTGTGGGTCAGCGTCGGCTCGGCCGAGCGCTTGGCCTACTGCGAAAGCCTGGGTGCCCAGGGCGGGGTGGTGCGCGGTGATGGCCTGGAGGCCCTCAGCGACTTCGGCCCGTTCGACGTGATCCTCGATCCGGTGGGCGCCAACTACGTGGACGTCAACCTGAAAGTGGCGGCAGTGGATGCGCGTTGGGTGCTGATCGGCCTGATGGGCGGCACCAAGACCGACATCGACCTGGCCAAGGTGCTGGGCAAGCGCGTGCACTTGCTGGGCTCGACCCTGCGCAGCCGCAGCGACCAGTTCAAGGCCGATCTGCTCAGCGACCTCGGCCAGCATGTATGGCCGTTGTTCGAGGAAGCCCGGCTGAAGCCGCAAGTGGCGCGCACGTTCCCTGTGCAGGATGCCGAAGCGGCGTTTGCCGAGCTGGCCACCAACCAGGTGTCGGGCAAGGTGGTGCTGGTGATTGATCCGACCCTGGTCTGA
- a CDS encoding carboxy terminal-processing peptidase, which translates to MKHLLPSSALALCIGLGALSMSATTFAANSWDKLQPDRDEVIASLNIVELLKRHHYSKPPLDDKRSVIIYDSYLKLLDPSRSYFLASDISEFDKWKTQFDDFLKSGDLDPGFTIYKRYLDRVKARLDFALAELAKGVDKMDFTGHETLLVDRKDAPWITTEADLDNLWRKRVMDEVLRMKIAGKDNKQIQDTLTKRYKNQLARLDQTRSEDIFQAYINTFAQSYDPHTNYLSPDSAENFDINMSLSLEGIGAVLQSDNDQVKVVRLVPAGPADKTKQIAPSDKIIGVAQGDKEMVDVVGWRLDEVVKLIRGAKGSVVRLEVIPHTNAPNDQTSKIVSITREAVKLEEQAAKKSILHLTENGKDYKLGVIDIPAFYLDFKAFRAGDPNYKSTTRDVKKLLTELQAEKVDGVVIDLRNNGGGSLQEATELTSLFIEKGPTVLVRNADGRVDVLEDENPGAFYKGPMALLVNRLSASASEIFAGAMQDYHRALIIGGQTFGKGTVQTIQPLNHGELKLTLAKFYRVSGQSTQHQGVLPDVAFPSIIDTKEIGESALPEAMPWDTIKPSIKPTTDPFKPFIAQLKADHDARTDKDAEFIYIRDRLALAEKLMNEKTVSLNEAERRAQHADIEAKQLALENARRKAKGEAPLKEMKKEDEDALAAEPDKTKPEDDAYLAETGRILLDYLKLNSTVAKH; encoded by the coding sequence ATGAAGCATCTACTCCCAAGCTCCGCCCTTGCACTGTGCATCGGCCTCGGCGCGCTGTCGATGTCCGCCACTACATTCGCAGCCAACAGCTGGGATAAACTTCAGCCTGACCGTGACGAGGTGATCGCCAGCCTCAACATCGTCGAGCTGCTCAAGCGCCATCACTACAGCAAGCCGCCGCTGGATGACAAACGCTCGGTCATCATCTACGACAGCTACCTGAAGCTGCTGGATCCGTCGCGCAGTTACTTCCTGGCCAGTGACATCAGCGAATTCGACAAGTGGAAGACGCAGTTCGACGACTTCCTCAAGAGCGGCGACCTGGACCCAGGCTTCACCATCTACAAGCGCTACCTGGACCGTGTGAAGGCGCGCCTTGATTTCGCCCTGGCCGAACTGGCCAAGGGTGTCGACAAGATGGACTTCACCGGCCACGAGACTCTGCTGGTCGACCGCAAGGACGCCCCGTGGATCACCACCGAGGCCGACCTGGACAACCTGTGGCGCAAGCGCGTGATGGACGAGGTCCTGCGCATGAAGATCGCCGGCAAGGACAACAAGCAGATCCAGGACACCCTGACCAAGCGCTACAAGAACCAGTTGGCGCGCCTGGACCAGACCCGCAGCGAAGACATCTTCCAGGCGTACATCAACACGTTCGCCCAGTCGTATGACCCGCACACCAACTACCTGTCGCCCGACAGCGCGGAAAACTTCGATATCAACATGAGCCTGTCGCTCGAAGGTATCGGTGCCGTGCTGCAAAGCGACAACGACCAGGTCAAGGTGGTCCGCCTGGTACCGGCCGGCCCTGCCGACAAGACCAAGCAGATCGCCCCGTCCGACAAGATCATCGGCGTCGCCCAGGGCGACAAGGAAATGGTCGACGTGGTGGGCTGGCGCCTGGACGAAGTGGTCAAGCTGATCCGCGGCGCCAAGGGCTCCGTGGTGCGCCTGGAAGTGATCCCGCACACCAATGCCCCCAACGACCAGACCAGCAAGATCGTCTCCATCACCCGTGAAGCGGTGAAACTCGAAGAGCAGGCCGCGAAGAAATCCATCCTGCACCTGACCGAGAACGGCAAGGACTACAAGCTGGGGGTCATCGACATCCCGGCCTTCTACCTGGACTTCAAGGCCTTCCGTGCCGGTGACCCGAACTACAAGTCCACCACCCGCGACGTGAAGAAACTGCTGACTGAACTGCAAGCCGAGAAAGTCGACGGCGTGGTCATCGACCTGCGCAACAACGGCGGCGGTTCCCTGCAGGAAGCCACCGAGCTGACCAGCCTGTTCATCGAAAAAGGGCCGACCGTGCTAGTGCGCAACGCCGACGGCCGTGTCGACGTGCTGGAAGACGAAAACCCCGGCGCGTTCTACAAAGGCCCCATGGCCTTGCTGGTCAACCGCCTGTCGGCCTCGGCTTCGGAGATCTTCGCCGGTGCCATGCAGGACTACCACCGCGCGCTGATCATCGGCGGCCAGACCTTTGGCAAAGGCACCGTGCAAACCATCCAGCCGCTGAACCATGGCGAACTGAAGCTGACCCTGGCGAAGTTCTACCGCGTTTCCGGCCAGAGCACCCAGCACCAGGGCGTATTGCCTGACGTGGCCTTCCCGTCGATCATCGACACCAAGGAAATCGGCGAGAGCGCGCTGCCCGAGGCAATGCCGTGGGACACCATCAAGCCGTCGATCAAACCGACCACCGACCCGTTCAAGCCGTTCATTGCCCAGCTCAAGGCTGACCATGACGCGCGCACCGACAAGGATGCTGAGTTCATCTACATCCGTGACCGCCTGGCGCTGGCCGAGAAGCTGATGAACGAGAAGACCGTCAGCCTCAACGAAGCCGAGCGCCGTGCCCAGCACGCCGACATCGAAGCCAAGCAGCTGGCGCTTGAAAACGCCCGGCGCAAGGCCAAGGGTGAAGCACCGCTCAAGGAAATGAAGAAGGAAGACGAGGACGCCCTGGCGGCCGAGCCGGACAAGACCAAACCGGAAGACGACGCCTACCTGGCCGAAACCGGCCGCATCCTGCTGGATTACCTGAAGTTGAATTCGACCGTGGCAAAGCACTGA
- a CDS encoding bifunctional diguanylate cyclase/phosphodiesterase — protein MTITEQLGALATILAQGSLHTLFQPIVSLSERRILGYEALSRGPSNSALHSPINLFAVARQAGRLSELEIACRDTACRRFSEQKLPGKIFLNVSPESLLEANHPPGMTLKVLKAHGIAPSDVVIELTEQTPTDDFQLLYNALHHYRAMGFSIALDDLGAGYSSLRLWSELRPDYVKIDRHFIDGIHQDALKREFVGSILQIAKASRAQVIAEGIELQEELAVLAEMGVDLVQGYLLCRPQEQPPHDARKLLPKLDPTTQALGDEGSDLSALLIEQVAVQHDVPTAAVLEAFRSQANLNSLAVLDEQQHPCGIVHRHSLSEVLLKPFATDLFARKPISRLMSEDFLAVEMSQSLQQVSRLLTSRARQRMEEDFIITVDGRYLGLGRVIDVLKLITEMKIQQARYANPLTLLPGNVPIQQCLTRVLQQGREAAICYVDVDSFKPFNDIYGYGRGDEVLLCLAQCLNERVDPNRDFVGHIGGDDFMLVLGSADWRKRLTDLLEDFQCQCRRFYRREHLEAGCFVAHNRQGQRQEFALLSLSIGVVHLPAQDRGALDASLLAELASQAKHQAKVVPGYSIHVLDPLTLEQLRNTPLAPGQAPAPGLPGGTVAPA, from the coding sequence ATGACCATCACCGAACAGCTGGGCGCATTGGCCACCATCCTGGCCCAGGGCAGCCTGCACACCCTGTTCCAGCCCATTGTCTCGCTGTCAGAGCGGCGCATCCTGGGGTACGAGGCCTTGAGCCGCGGGCCATCCAATAGCGCGCTGCATTCGCCCATCAACTTGTTCGCCGTGGCGCGCCAAGCCGGGCGCCTGAGTGAACTGGAAATTGCCTGCCGCGACACCGCCTGCCGGCGCTTCAGCGAGCAGAAACTGCCGGGCAAGATCTTTCTCAACGTATCCCCCGAATCCCTGCTGGAGGCCAACCACCCGCCCGGCATGACGCTCAAGGTGCTCAAGGCCCATGGCATCGCCCCCAGTGACGTGGTCATCGAACTCACCGAGCAAACCCCCACCGACGACTTTCAGCTGCTGTACAACGCCCTGCACCACTACCGCGCCATGGGTTTCTCAATTGCCCTGGATGACCTGGGGGCCGGCTATTCCAGCCTGCGACTGTGGTCGGAATTGCGCCCGGACTATGTGAAGATCGACCGACACTTCATCGACGGCATCCACCAGGACGCCCTCAAGCGCGAGTTCGTTGGTTCCATTCTGCAGATCGCCAAGGCCTCCCGCGCCCAGGTGATCGCCGAAGGCATCGAGTTGCAGGAAGAACTGGCGGTACTGGCAGAAATGGGCGTGGACCTGGTCCAGGGCTATCTGCTGTGCCGCCCTCAGGAACAGCCACCCCATGACGCCCGCAAGCTGTTGCCTAAGCTGGACCCCACCACCCAGGCCCTGGGTGATGAAGGCAGCGACCTCAGTGCCCTGCTGATCGAACAGGTGGCCGTGCAGCACGACGTGCCCACCGCCGCCGTCCTGGAGGCCTTCCGCAGCCAGGCCAACCTCAACTCACTGGCGGTGTTGGATGAACAGCAGCACCCCTGCGGCATCGTGCACCGGCATTCGTTGTCCGAGGTCCTGTTGAAACCGTTCGCCACCGACCTGTTCGCACGTAAACCGATCAGCCGGTTGATGAGCGAAGACTTCCTGGCGGTGGAGATGAGCCAATCGCTGCAACAGGTCAGCCGGCTGCTCACCAGCCGTGCACGGCAGCGCATGGAAGAAGATTTCATCATTACCGTCGACGGCCGTTACCTTGGCCTGGGGCGGGTGATAGACGTGCTCAAACTGATCACCGAAATGAAGATTCAGCAGGCACGGTATGCCAACCCGTTGACCCTGCTGCCCGGCAACGTGCCCATCCAGCAGTGCCTGACGCGCGTGCTGCAACAAGGGCGCGAGGCCGCCATTTGCTACGTGGACGTGGACAGCTTCAAGCCGTTCAACGATATCTACGGCTATGGCCGTGGCGATGAGGTGCTGTTGTGCCTGGCGCAATGCCTGAATGAGCGAGTGGACCCGAACCGAGACTTCGTCGGGCATATCGGCGGGGATGATTTCATGCTGGTGCTGGGCTCGGCCGACTGGCGCAAGCGCTTGACCGACCTGCTGGAAGACTTCCAGTGCCAATGCCGACGTTTCTACCGTCGCGAACATCTGGAAGCAGGCTGCTTCGTGGCCCATAACCGCCAGGGGCAGCGGCAGGAGTTCGCGTTGCTGTCACTGTCGATCGGCGTGGTGCATTTACCCGCCCAAGACCGTGGCGCCCTGGATGCCAGCCTGCTGGCCGAACTGGCCTCCCAGGCCAAGCACCAGGCCAAGGTGGTGCCGGGCTACAGCATTCATGTACTGGACCCGCTCACCCTTGAACAGCTGCGTAATACGCCGCTCGCTCCAGGTCAGGCGCCAGCCCCGGGCCTCCCTGGCGGTACAGTTGCGCCAGCTTGA
- a CDS encoding tetratricopeptide repeat protein, whose amino-acid sequence MHIVRSRLWLFRVRIGYWLARRLFHWPWLVRQPWGWRWLQGQFSRMANLGHVDAMGFYGHILLLRGSGLAARDEGLRLLRLAAEQGDAKAAYQMGVISLAGSLRSAPDAVAALHWWEAALAAGHPVAAFKLAQLYRQGGPGLAPDLERAAYYAAVQG is encoded by the coding sequence ATGCATATCGTGAGATCCAGGCTGTGGCTGTTCCGCGTCAGGATCGGCTATTGGCTGGCACGTCGCTTGTTCCACTGGCCTTGGCTGGTGCGTCAACCCTGGGGCTGGCGCTGGTTGCAGGGACAATTTTCGCGCATGGCCAACCTGGGCCATGTCGATGCCATGGGCTTCTACGGTCATATTCTATTGTTACGCGGCAGCGGCCTGGCCGCTCGCGATGAAGGGTTGCGGCTGCTGCGCCTGGCGGCCGAGCAGGGTGATGCCAAGGCGGCATACCAGATGGGCGTCATCAGCCTGGCGGGTAGCCTTCGCAGTGCCCCTGATGCCGTGGCGGCACTGCACTGGTGGGAGGCCGCCTTGGCCGCGGGTCACCCGGTGGCAGCGTTCAAGCTGGCGCAACTGTACCGCCAGGGAGGCCCGGGGCTGGCGCCTGACCTGGAGCGAGCGGCGTATTACGCAGCTGTTCAAGGGTGA
- a CDS encoding helix-turn-helix domain-containing protein, translating to MGVQVISRDGKPEYAVLPWEQYQALLAAAGQPAAQPSVAAVQAPVPASEALPPLSRLAELREAKGLARDKLARTVGISPSYLAMIEAGEREPDAAIRRSLAWELGVPGWGEAS from the coding sequence ATGGGTGTTCAGGTCATCAGTCGCGATGGCAAGCCGGAATATGCCGTGCTGCCGTGGGAGCAATACCAGGCATTGCTGGCTGCCGCAGGGCAACCTGCCGCCCAGCCGTCTGTTGCTGCGGTGCAGGCACCGGTGCCGGCCAGTGAGGCCTTGCCGCCCCTGTCGCGCCTGGCAGAACTGCGCGAGGCCAAAGGTCTGGCACGGGACAAGCTGGCGCGAACCGTGGGGATCAGCCCTTCCTACCTGGCCATGATCGAGGCCGGTGAGCGCGAGCCCGATGCGGCCATCCGACGAAGCCTGGCGTGGGAGCTGGGGGTTCCCGGCTGGGGAGAGGCGTCGTGA
- a CDS encoding YkvA family protein: MKAPWNFTRFLPLAERVLSRGRLPALIFAVVRKSKGQAGRFSQLKTHAKLLQDLCVAYWRGEYRQINPRALVIIVAGLMYFVSPIDAIPDWIPGIGFLDDIAVLAWVVRSLENELNAFKAWRERLRPENLRKVERLPASAQALQLEHNSGEKPGL; the protein is encoded by the coding sequence ATGAAAGCACCCTGGAATTTTACTCGTTTCCTGCCCCTGGCCGAGCGTGTGCTCAGTCGCGGCCGGCTGCCTGCGCTGATCTTCGCCGTGGTGCGGAAGAGCAAAGGCCAGGCCGGTCGTTTCAGCCAGTTGAAGACCCATGCCAAATTGCTGCAGGACTTGTGCGTAGCGTACTGGCGCGGGGAATACCGGCAGATCAACCCGCGCGCCCTGGTCATAATCGTGGCAGGCCTGATGTACTTCGTCAGCCCCATCGACGCTATCCCGGACTGGATTCCCGGCATCGGGTTTCTCGATGACATTGCGGTGCTGGCCTGGGTGGTGCGCAGCCTGGAAAACGAGCTCAATGCCTTCAAGGCCTGGCGCGAGCGCCTGCGGCCGGAGAATCTGCGCAAGGTGGAACGTCTGCCCGCCAGCGCCCAAGCCCTGCAACTTGAACACAACAGCGGCGAAAAGCCCGGTTTGTAA
- a CDS encoding FKBP-type peptidyl-prolyl cis-trans isomerase — MKQHRLAAAVALVTLVLAGCDNHSSVELKTPAQKASYGIGLNMGKSLAQEGMDDLDSKAVAQGIEDAVGKKPQKLKDDELVEAFAALQKRAEERMTKMNAEAEASGKKFLEENGKKEGVVTTASGLQYQIIKKADGPQPKPTDVVTVHYEGKLTDGTVFDSSIERGSPIDLPVSGVIPGWVEGLQLMHVGEKVKLFIPADLAYGAQSPSPKIPANSVLVFDLELLAIKDPAKADQEPAAADADKAEAADKADKAASK, encoded by the coding sequence ATGAAACAGCATCGGTTGGCGGCGGCGGTTGCCTTGGTCACTCTGGTACTCGCAGGTTGCGACAATCATTCCAGCGTGGAACTGAAAACCCCGGCGCAGAAAGCTTCCTACGGTATCGGCCTGAACATGGGCAAGAGCCTGGCTCAGGAAGGCATGGATGATCTGGACTCCAAGGCCGTCGCCCAAGGCATCGAAGATGCTGTCGGCAAGAAACCTCAGAAGCTCAAGGACGATGAACTGGTCGAAGCCTTTGCCGCGCTGCAGAAGCGTGCCGAAGAGCGCATGACCAAGATGAACGCCGAAGCCGAAGCTTCGGGCAAGAAATTCCTGGAAGAGAACGGCAAGAAGGAAGGCGTGGTCACCACCGCTTCCGGCCTGCAGTACCAGATCATCAAGAAGGCCGACGGCCCGCAGCCGAAGCCGACTGATGTCGTGACTGTTCACTACGAAGGCAAGCTGACTGACGGCACCGTCTTCGACAGCTCCATCGAGCGCGGCAGCCCGATCGACCTGCCGGTCAGCGGCGTGATCCCTGGTTGGGTCGAAGGCCTGCAACTGATGCACGTTGGTGAGAAGGTCAAGCTGTTCATCCCGGCTGACCTGGCCTACGGCGCGCAGAGCCCAAGCCCGAAAATCCCGGCCAACTCGGTGCTGGTGTTCGACCTGGAGCTGCTGGCCATCAAGGATCCGGCCAAGGCCGACCAGGAGCCAGCCGCTGCTGACGCCGACAAGGCTGAAGCAGCCGACAAGGCTGACAAGGCTGCCTCGAAGTAA